In Gemmatimonadaceae bacterium, the following proteins share a genomic window:
- a CDS encoding riboflavin synthase: protein MFTGLVDIVGSIVAVEKTSAGIELNVRAGYSDVVPGESIAMDGACLTVRECGDGWFTVAAVVTTAGRTTIGEWQVGREVNLERAMKADGRFGGHIVQGHVDGVGVVLAVTITADATLIDISVPAAIAETLVVLGSVTIDGVSLTVNAIAGDVLQVSLIEYTLQHTALGRLARGSRVHIESDIIGKYVKQMVVPYLNRRLAHSQT from the coding sequence ATGTTCACGGGACTGGTTGACATAGTCGGTTCGATTGTGGCGGTCGAAAAAACATCGGCTGGAATCGAATTGAATGTGCGCGCCGGCTATTCAGACGTTGTTCCTGGCGAAAGCATTGCAATGGACGGAGCATGCCTTACGGTGCGTGAATGCGGAGACGGCTGGTTTACTGTCGCGGCCGTAGTCACGACGGCAGGCCGCACGACTATCGGCGAGTGGCAAGTGGGTCGAGAGGTTAACCTCGAGCGCGCGATGAAGGCCGACGGCAGATTTGGCGGCCATATTGTTCAAGGGCATGTGGACGGCGTTGGCGTCGTCCTGGCGGTCACGATTACTGCCGACGCCACTCTGATCGACATTTCGGTTCCGGCAGCGATCGCCGAAACACTGGTTGTGCTGGGTTCGGTGACTATCGACGGCGTCAGCCTGACAGTGAACGCGATTGCCGGTGACGTGTTGCAAGTCTCACTGATCGAATACACCTTGCAGCACACCGCCCTCGGCCGTCTGGCCAGGGGCAGTCGCGTACACATCGAATCGGACATCATCGGCAAGTACGTGAAACAGATGGTCGTGCCGTATCTCAATCGCCGGTTAGCTCACTCGCAGACCTAA
- a CDS encoding bifunctional 3,4-dihydroxy-2-butanone-4-phosphate synthase/GTP cyclohydrolase II, whose translation MQFGTVEQAIADIRAGRLILVADDEDRENEGDLICASQLVTPELINFMIRKAGGWICLALTGERADQLRLPQQSDQNTEEQRTAFTVSIDAAPRFGVTTGVSAQDRAKTIRVAVDPATIPADLRRPGHIPPLRARDGGVLQRVGHTEAAVDLARLAGLYPSGVVCEVLNEDGTTARRPQLELFAAEHGLTFITVAQLVAFRLQSERLVHRVAEARLPTEVGVWRVIGYRNDVDDHEHVALVFGDVSDAGESTLVRMHSKCLTGDVFHSLRCDCGWQLHTAMQMIATEGRGVIVYLDQEGRGIGLLNKLKAYQLQDTGADTVEANEQLGFKPDLRNYGIGAQILLDLGLRKIRQLTNNPQKLIGLEGYGLEVEDRVEIAPIATAENAEYLDTKRDKLGHLLAS comes from the coding sequence ATGCAATTCGGAACCGTTGAACAGGCGATCGCCGACATCAGGGCGGGGAGGCTGATTCTCGTAGCAGACGACGAGGACAGGGAAAACGAGGGCGATCTCATTTGCGCGTCCCAACTGGTCACGCCCGAGCTTATCAATTTCATGATTCGCAAAGCGGGCGGCTGGATATGTCTCGCCCTGACGGGCGAGCGGGCCGATCAGTTGCGGCTTCCTCAGCAGAGCGATCAGAACACCGAGGAGCAGCGAACCGCGTTCACCGTGAGCATCGACGCCGCGCCTCGGTTCGGGGTGACAACCGGTGTGAGCGCGCAGGATCGGGCGAAAACCATTCGGGTCGCTGTCGACCCCGCGACCATTCCGGCGGATCTGCGGCGTCCGGGCCACATACCTCCACTGAGAGCCCGGGATGGGGGTGTGCTGCAGCGGGTTGGCCATACAGAGGCGGCTGTTGATCTCGCACGCCTTGCAGGCCTCTATCCTTCCGGGGTTGTCTGCGAGGTTCTCAACGAGGATGGTACCACCGCGCGGCGCCCTCAGCTCGAGCTCTTTGCCGCTGAGCACGGACTCACGTTCATCACCGTTGCCCAGCTGGTGGCATTCCGCCTTCAATCAGAACGGCTGGTCCATCGAGTCGCCGAGGCTCGGTTGCCGACCGAGGTCGGCGTTTGGCGAGTGATCGGGTACAGGAACGACGTCGACGACCATGAGCATGTCGCACTTGTTTTCGGCGACGTTAGCGATGCAGGCGAGAGCACTCTGGTGCGCATGCATTCCAAGTGTCTGACCGGTGATGTATTCCATTCGCTGCGGTGCGACTGCGGCTGGCAGCTTCACACTGCAATGCAGATGATTGCGACAGAGGGGCGCGGCGTTATCGTTTATCTCGATCAGGAAGGGCGTGGCATCGGCCTGCTTAACAAGCTCAAAGCCTATCAGTTACAGGACACCGGCGCCGATACGGTCGAGGCAAATGAACAACTGGGCTTCAAACCCGACCTGCGAAACTATGGAATAGGCGCACAGATTCTGCTCGATCTCGGTCTGAGGAAGATTCGCCAGTTGACCAACAACCCGCAAAAGCTCATTGGCCTCGAGGGGTATGGTCTGGAGGTCGAAGACAGAGTTGAAATCGCACCGATTGCAACGGCAGAAAATGCGGAGTATCTGGATACCAAGCGCGACAAGCTCGGTCACCTGCTAGCCTCCTGA
- the ribH gene encoding 6,7-dimethyl-8-ribityllumazine synthase — MAEFAGTPAGTGRRVAVVASRFNESVTRALVDGAMDALLRHGVSFDDIDVAWVPGAWELPLAVRRLLATERYEAVVALGAVIRGDTPHFEFVAGEASRGLAGAARDSDIPVGFGLLTCDTMEQALARTGGLHGNKGWDAALAALEMVDLLDQLDAGNES, encoded by the coding sequence ATGGCTGAATTTGCGGGCACTCCCGCCGGCACTGGGCGGCGTGTTGCCGTCGTCGCCAGCCGGTTCAACGAAAGCGTCACACGCGCCCTGGTGGACGGAGCGATGGATGCACTGTTGCGGCATGGCGTCAGCTTCGACGATATCGACGTTGCGTGGGTGCCCGGCGCGTGGGAGCTGCCACTCGCAGTTCGAAGGCTTCTGGCTACGGAGAGGTACGAAGCCGTTGTCGCCCTGGGAGCAGTGATTCGCGGCGACACGCCGCACTTCGAATTTGTGGCGGGCGAAGCGTCGCGCGGGCTTGCAGGCGCCGCGCGCGACTCGGACATACCCGTGGGCTTCGGCTTGCTGACGTGCGATACAATGGAACAGGCACTCGCCCGCACTGGCGGCCTGCATGGTAACAAAGGCTGGGATGCGGCGCTGGCGGCCCTCGAGATGGTCGACCTGCTGGATCAGCTGGACGCAGGCAATGAGAGTTGA
- the nusB gene encoding transcription antitermination factor NusB: MRVETRGRARALQALYAWDMRAGADLTKVAVKVWDDLAVSPDERKFAGSIVRTVAAALEELDAGLMAVTDNWRIERIGAIERSVLRLGAAELRRGDVPPKVVIQEAVRLAERFGSAASARFVNGILDAYARRAGIL, translated from the coding sequence ATGAGAGTTGAAACGCGCGGCCGCGCCAGAGCGTTGCAGGCATTGTATGCATGGGACATGCGTGCCGGTGCCGACCTGACCAAAGTTGCGGTGAAGGTGTGGGATGACCTGGCTGTCAGCCCAGATGAGCGCAAGTTTGCGGGCAGTATTGTCCGCACGGTTGCTGCTGCGCTGGAAGAGCTCGATGCCGGGCTGATGGCCGTCACCGACAACTGGCGTATCGAGCGAATCGGCGCGATCGAGCGGTCGGTGCTTCGTCTCGGAGCGGCGGAGCTGCGCCGGGGTGACGTTCCGCCGAAGGTGGTAATCCAGGAAGCTGTGAGACTGGCTGAACGCTTCGGCAGTGCGGCCAGTGCGCGGTTCGTCAACGGCATTCTCGATGCATACGCGCGGCGGGCCGGCATTCTTTAG
- a CDS encoding glycosyltransferase family 4 protein, translating to MRILIVNWNDRENPNGGGAEVHLHEIFGRIATRGHTVDLLASGWPGAAPRVTLDGIDIHRVGTRYTFPLYARRYFRKHLATRNYDVLIEDLNKIPLYTPLWGGPRVVALVHHLFGETIFREANAPMAGTVWLAERGLPFVYSKLPFVAVSESTADDLVGRGIPAESISVIYNGIDVEEFTPKAEARSPQPVFAYVGRLRKYKGVDIIVRAFAALNHPTARLEIAGTGNHLDALQKLVKSLSLGSRVRFLSYITTDDKIALLRSAWSSVLASPKEGWGITNLEAAACGTPVIASDSPGLRESVVDGETGFLVPHGDLDALAGAMRRITESPELVARLGGAGRRFAERFTWEQSATDTLSHLTNLVQRGNR from the coding sequence GTGCGCATCCTCATCGTCAACTGGAACGACCGTGAGAACCCCAATGGAGGCGGCGCCGAGGTTCACCTGCATGAGATTTTCGGCCGCATCGCCACCCGCGGCCATACCGTCGATCTGCTGGCGAGTGGGTGGCCGGGCGCGGCACCGCGTGTCACACTCGACGGCATCGATATTCACCGCGTGGGTACCCGCTACACGTTTCCATTGTATGCGCGCCGATACTTCCGAAAGCACCTGGCAACGCGTAATTACGACGTGTTGATCGAAGACCTCAACAAGATTCCCCTTTACACACCGTTATGGGGCGGTCCGCGAGTGGTAGCGCTGGTGCACCATCTGTTCGGCGAAACAATTTTTCGCGAAGCAAATGCACCGATGGCAGGCACCGTGTGGCTGGCCGAGCGAGGCCTGCCGTTCGTCTACAGCAAATTGCCCTTCGTGGCGGTCAGTGAAAGCACGGCAGACGACCTCGTCGGTCGAGGAATTCCGGCAGAGTCTATCAGCGTCATTTATAATGGCATCGATGTCGAAGAGTTCACGCCCAAAGCGGAGGCCAGATCGCCGCAGCCAGTTTTCGCCTACGTTGGACGGCTCAGAAAATACAAGGGCGTGGACATCATCGTTCGGGCGTTCGCTGCGCTCAACCATCCAACAGCGCGGCTCGAGATCGCAGGCACCGGCAACCACCTCGACGCACTGCAAAAACTGGTGAAATCCCTTTCGCTTGGCTCGAGAGTCCGCTTTCTCAGCTATATCACCACTGATGACAAGATTGCGCTGCTCCGAAGTGCATGGTCGTCGGTGCTGGCATCGCCCAAGGAAGGCTGGGGAATCACGAATCTCGAAGCCGCCGCCTGCGGAACGCCAGTGATTGCCAGCGATTCTCCGGGATTGCGGGAATCCGTGGTCGACGGCGAAACCGGCTTTCTCGTTCCGCATGGCGACCTAGACGCGCTCGCCGGCGCGATGCGCAGGATCACCGAATCGCCGGAACTGGTCGCACGACTTGGCGGCGCGGGCAGGCGTTTTGCCGAGAGATTTACCTGGGAACAGTCAGCCACAGACACTTTATCGCACCTCACGAATCTGGTGCAGCGAGGCAATCGGTAG
- the hprK gene encoding HPr(Ser) kinase/phosphatase: MSRAPSVRQFLERNGEQLQLVDIGNGAGLEHAISNADVSSPGLALAGYVERFVAERLQVLGETEITYLSSLPESERARIVTGFFAFPIPAVIITKNQEPPPGVVEAAFSSGVALLRTALKTAEFYRRLKPVLESEFAPTVTLHGSLADIFGVGLFFTGRSGIGKSECVLDLVERGHRLVADDLVITMRRGNDVLIGKAHELQRHHMEIRGVGLIDIPSIFGIRAVRQQKRIEVVVHLEEWNQDAVVERTGLDTVLTRILDVEIPLITVPLNPGKNITVIAEVIALNHLLRYSGVNPAEAFNERLIGRMRQAAAGNVRQYLQEDDE, encoded by the coding sequence GTGAGCCGTGCACCAAGCGTCCGACAATTTCTGGAACGGAATGGCGAGCAGCTGCAGCTGGTCGACATTGGCAACGGCGCCGGTCTGGAGCATGCGATCAGCAACGCCGATGTATCGAGTCCAGGACTTGCGCTCGCGGGTTATGTCGAGAGGTTCGTCGCCGAACGGCTGCAGGTGCTCGGCGAAACTGAGATAACATATCTGTCGTCGCTGCCAGAGTCAGAGAGAGCGCGAATCGTGACGGGTTTTTTTGCATTTCCGATTCCGGCCGTCATCATCACCAAGAATCAGGAGCCTCCGCCGGGAGTAGTCGAAGCAGCATTTTCGAGCGGGGTCGCGCTTCTGCGAACCGCGCTCAAGACTGCTGAATTCTACAGGCGTCTCAAACCCGTTCTCGAGAGCGAGTTTGCCCCGACGGTAACGCTGCACGGATCACTGGCGGACATTTTTGGCGTTGGTCTTTTTTTTACCGGCCGCAGCGGAATCGGAAAGTCGGAATGTGTGCTCGATCTCGTGGAGCGCGGCCATCGCCTTGTGGCAGATGACCTCGTCATCACCATGCGCCGGGGTAATGACGTGCTGATAGGAAAAGCGCACGAACTTCAGCGACATCACATGGAGATTCGCGGCGTTGGGCTTATCGATATTCCTTCGATCTTCGGAATCAGGGCAGTACGACAGCAGAAACGCATCGAGGTGGTGGTTCATCTTGAAGAGTGGAACCAGGATGCGGTTGTGGAGCGCACCGGTCTGGACACCGTGCTGACCCGCATTCTGGATGTGGAAATTCCCTTGATCACGGTACCGCTGAATCCCGGAAAAAACATTACGGTGATTGCAGAAGTCATTGCACTCAATCACCTGTTGCGATATTCCGGGGTGAATCCGGCTGAGGCGTTCAACGAGAGGCTGATAGGGCGAATGCGGCAGGCGGCAGCCGGCAACGTCCGTCAGTATCTGCAGGAAGATGACGAGTAG
- a CDS encoding PTS sugar transporter subunit IIB, protein MSVRLYRIDDRLIHGQVVVGWGQPLDIEFIVLVDDNVASSDWEQDLYRMGIPPEMEILFADVASAARDHERYVCDSRPGIVVTGDIATMDRLVCATGTIASVNVGGLHYRAGRSQKSRYVFLTPGEERELRNLASRGVKVTAQDVPAARQVPIEEVLGDAPPDRPGA, encoded by the coding sequence GTGAGCGTCCGGCTCTACCGGATAGACGATCGTCTCATTCACGGCCAGGTAGTTGTTGGATGGGGCCAGCCACTCGACATTGAGTTCATCGTTCTCGTCGACGACAACGTTGCCTCCTCGGACTGGGAACAGGACCTCTACCGCATGGGGATCCCACCCGAGATGGAGATTCTGTTTGCGGATGTTGCTTCGGCGGCTCGTGACCATGAGCGCTACGTCTGTGATTCCCGGCCCGGTATTGTCGTAACGGGCGACATCGCGACGATGGACAGGCTCGTGTGTGCGACCGGCACTATCGCCAGCGTGAATGTTGGCGGGCTTCACTACCGTGCGGGCCGCAGTCAGAAGTCTCGCTACGTTTTTCTCACTCCCGGTGAGGAGCGCGAGCTTCGGAACCTCGCATCGCGTGGCGTGAAAGTGACAGCGCAGGATGTACCAGCGGCCCGGCAGGTTCCCATCGAGGAAGTCCTGGGCGACGCTCCTCCCGATCGGCCGGGCGCATGA
- a CDS encoding PTS sugar transporter subunit IIC has product MILVELFPIALLGAFLGLDVVTFPQAMISRPLVAATVAGTLMGNPGGGMIIGVVLELLALEMLPFGASRYPEWGSASVVGGAIYAVYPPDQAGALAGALLAALVTAVVSGWSMVKLRRLNGSHAAARRDGLDAGVPSVVIGTQLFGLTADFVRGGLVTFFALLFFQPLVGALLARWTTNAAYSRGVVVAMVAAVSAGAIWKIFHTVAHARVYLLAGLAAGAAIIITR; this is encoded by the coding sequence ATGATACTCGTGGAACTGTTTCCAATCGCGCTCCTTGGAGCGTTTCTTGGCCTCGATGTGGTGACTTTTCCCCAGGCCATGATCTCCCGCCCCCTCGTTGCCGCAACTGTTGCCGGCACGTTGATGGGAAACCCGGGAGGGGGCATGATCATCGGCGTGGTACTCGAACTCCTGGCGCTTGAAATGCTGCCGTTCGGCGCTTCGCGGTATCCCGAATGGGGGTCGGCCAGTGTCGTCGGCGGGGCGATTTACGCGGTTTACCCTCCCGATCAGGCGGGCGCGCTTGCCGGTGCCCTGCTGGCGGCGCTGGTGACCGCCGTCGTTAGTGGGTGGAGCATGGTAAAGCTTCGGCGGCTCAATGGCTCGCATGCCGCAGCGCGCCGGGACGGCCTTGACGCCGGGGTGCCGTCGGTTGTGATCGGAACTCAGCTGTTCGGATTGACCGCTGATTTCGTACGTGGCGGCCTCGTAACCTTCTTCGCGCTGCTTTTCTTCCAGCCGCTGGTGGGCGCACTGCTCGCTCGATGGACTACGAACGCCGCGTATTCACGCGGAGTGGTTGTCGCCATGGTCGCGGCGGTATCCGCCGGTGCGATATGGAAGATTTTCCACACCGTCGCTCATGCCCGTGTTTACCTGCTGGCCGGGCTTGCTGCCGGTGCAGCGATAATCATTACCAGATGA
- a CDS encoding PTS system mannose/fructose/sorbose family transporter subunit IID: MTPSVTPVPSLPFTTWFRIYLRLFAVQGAWNYETLLGNGIAFCMEPALRLLPGGVNDPRYREALGRHTRYFNAHPYLAGVAVGALARAELDGVPAALIERFRTALGGPLGSVGDRLVWASWLPLCSLVALGAFGSGARPIVVIATFLGLYNAGHLWMRAWGLTVGFQRGLRVADALGHPVLRRGPQYVGSVAALLAGISIPLAVDRIVMEGRTLAGEMILVAIVGGAVLARFGERAEGWRLALIALALFVLYSVIPK, encoded by the coding sequence ATGACGCCTTCGGTAACTCCGGTTCCTTCACTTCCTTTTACGACCTGGTTCCGCATTTATCTGCGACTTTTTGCAGTGCAGGGTGCGTGGAATTATGAGACCCTGCTCGGTAACGGAATTGCGTTCTGCATGGAACCCGCGTTGAGGCTGTTGCCGGGAGGTGTCAATGACCCGCGATACAGGGAAGCGCTGGGCCGGCACACCCGTTACTTCAACGCTCACCCGTATCTTGCCGGGGTAGCGGTTGGCGCGCTGGCACGGGCCGAACTCGACGGAGTGCCGGCGGCGCTGATCGAACGGTTCAGGACGGCACTCGGAGGCCCGCTGGGCAGTGTGGGTGACCGTCTCGTCTGGGCAAGCTGGCTTCCCCTTTGCTCTCTTGTGGCGCTCGGCGCCTTTGGAAGCGGTGCGCGACCGATTGTTGTAATCGCTACCTTCCTCGGACTGTACAATGCCGGCCACCTCTGGATGCGTGCATGGGGGCTGACAGTGGGCTTCCAGCGTGGACTGCGCGTTGCGGATGCGCTTGGTCACCCGGTCCTTCGCCGTGGCCCTCAGTATGTTGGAAGTGTGGCAGCCCTTCTTGCCGGGATTTCAATTCCGCTGGCTGTCGACCGGATCGTGATGGAAGGCCGCACGCTAGCTGGAGAGATGATCCTGGTGGCGATCGTCGGCGGCGCGGTTCTCGCACGCTTTGGCGAGCGAGCGGAGGGCTGGCGCCTCGCGCTCATCGCACTCGCGCTGTTCGTTCTTTACTCGGTAATCCCCAAATGA
- a CDS encoding HPr family phosphocarrier protein: MTERSVQVVNKLGIHARPAAEIVKTASRFKSDITIIREDMEVNGKSIMGVMMLGAESGSTILLRADGADCDAALDALEALVVARFGES; this comes from the coding sequence ATGACAGAACGCAGCGTCCAGGTGGTCAACAAACTCGGCATCCATGCACGGCCTGCGGCCGAGATTGTGAAAACAGCGTCCCGCTTCAAGAGCGATATCACGATCATCCGGGAAGACATGGAAGTGAACGGCAAGAGCATCATGGGTGTGATGATGCTCGGCGCGGAAAGTGGATCGACTATTCTGCTGCGTGCGGACGGTGCCGATTGTGACGCGGCACTCGATGCCCTCGAGGCGCTCGTCGTCGCGCGGTTTGGAGAATCGTGA
- the ptsP gene encoding phosphoenolpyruvate--protein phosphotransferase, whose translation MSPDTPRSDGKMIGMPASPGIVIGPVHLLLWEVPDVPQRIIADEKIESEIARFHDALTTAKGRLAQVKARAERHAGPEEAAIFDVQVQILSDGELISSVEKFIRRNIGAEKAFDLVLIESRQNFARHAQPMIRERVGDLTDIHIRVLSILLGLPDHDPVDLPKGSNAILVTHDLTPSLTVQLDRDAIAAIATDEGTRTSHVAILARSLGLPAVVGLRDATRRVSGGDEIILDGSSGALIPRPTAVQIASYTLRAAREEADTAELQQLVGAEPVTLDGVRITLRANVDLPEEAEAAAHSGAEGVGLMRTEFLVVGRASMPDEEEQYRAYKRVVEAFEGKPVVIRTFDVGGDKLPVGGFPHEANPFLGWRAIRMCLDEPEIFKTQLRALLRAAMHGDVRIMLPLVVSVEEVRQARHLLEEAAAELDERGVDYRHGLPLGVMIETPAAVIVADTLVKDVAFFSIGTNDLVQYTLAVDRGNANLASRFTPLHPAVLRLIRRTVEVGNDNGLEVSVCGEMASQPLMAFALIGLGVRQLSVAGRAVPLVKRIVRGVSAEVAMDAANAALGAQTAREAEDELRRRLFSAFGDAQFLRDGLPEYVDGNTFEGFGGP comes from the coding sequence GTGAGTCCGGATACGCCGCGCTCCGATGGAAAAATGATAGGCATGCCGGCGTCGCCCGGCATCGTTATCGGTCCTGTGCATCTGCTCCTCTGGGAGGTGCCCGACGTTCCTCAGCGCATAATTGCGGACGAAAAGATCGAGAGCGAGATAGCGCGCTTTCATGATGCGCTGACGACTGCCAAGGGCCGGCTGGCGCAGGTGAAAGCACGTGCCGAACGGCATGCGGGGCCGGAGGAAGCGGCAATCTTCGACGTACAGGTGCAAATCCTCTCCGATGGTGAGCTCATTTCCAGCGTCGAGAAGTTCATCCGGCGAAATATCGGCGCCGAGAAAGCTTTCGATCTGGTGCTCATCGAGTCACGGCAGAACTTCGCTCGCCATGCTCAGCCGATGATCCGTGAGCGCGTTGGAGATCTGACCGACATCCACATCCGCGTGCTCTCGATTCTGCTTGGACTCCCTGACCATGACCCGGTGGATTTACCCAAGGGATCCAATGCAATCCTGGTTACTCACGACCTGACGCCGAGTCTGACCGTCCAGCTCGACCGCGACGCCATCGCCGCCATTGCAACCGATGAGGGAACGCGCACGTCGCATGTAGCGATTCTTGCCCGATCGCTGGGCTTGCCGGCTGTCGTCGGATTGCGTGATGCCACCCGGCGAGTGTCAGGCGGTGATGAAATAATTCTCGACGGTTCATCGGGGGCGCTCATTCCGCGGCCAACCGCGGTCCAGATCGCCTCCTATACCCTCCGCGCTGCCCGCGAAGAGGCGGACACGGCGGAACTGCAGCAACTCGTTGGCGCGGAGCCTGTCACCCTCGATGGAGTGCGTATTACGCTGCGCGCGAACGTTGACCTTCCGGAGGAAGCCGAGGCGGCGGCGCACTCAGGCGCTGAGGGTGTGGGATTGATGCGCACCGAATTTCTTGTTGTCGGCAGAGCTTCGATGCCCGACGAGGAAGAACAGTACCGCGCGTACAAAAGAGTGGTCGAGGCGTTCGAAGGCAAGCCGGTGGTGATTCGGACATTCGATGTCGGGGGAGACAAGCTGCCGGTGGGTGGCTTCCCTCACGAAGCCAATCCGTTTCTCGGATGGCGGGCAATCCGGATGTGCCTCGACGAGCCTGAGATTTTCAAAACGCAGCTCCGCGCGTTGTTACGGGCGGCGATGCACGGAGACGTTCGGATCATGCTTCCACTGGTCGTGAGCGTCGAAGAAGTGCGTCAGGCGCGGCATCTGCTCGAGGAAGCGGCAGCCGAGCTCGATGAGCGTGGCGTCGACTACAGGCATGGCCTTCCGCTGGGTGTGATGATAGAGACGCCGGCCGCGGTAATCGTCGCCGACACACTTGTGAAGGACGTGGCATTTTTCAGTATCGGCACCAATGACCTGGTGCAGTACACGCTGGCCGTCGATCGCGGCAACGCAAACCTCGCGTCGAGGTTCACACCTCTGCACCCAGCGGTTCTGCGGTTGATCCGGCGTACCGTCGAGGTAGGCAACGACAACGGCCTCGAGGTCAGTGTCTGCGGCGAAATGGCTTCGCAACCGCTCATGGCTTTTGCCCTGATCGGGCTCGGTGTTCGACAACTCAGCGTCGCCGGGCGGGCGGTGCCGCTGGTCAAGCGCATTGTGAGAGGAGTCAGCGCCGAGGTGGCGATGGATGCGGCGAATGCGGCGCTCGGCGCCCAGACTGCCCGCGAAGCAGAGGACGAGCTGAGACGGCGTCTGTTCTCTGCGTTTGGAGATGCGCAGTTTCTCCGCGACGGGTTGCCCGAGTACGTCGATGGGAATACGTTTGAGGGATTCGGCGGACCTTAA